A single Arcobacter sp. FWKO B DNA region contains:
- a CDS encoding IS30 family transposase, with protein MKKFTQLTLKERYQIYAYIKVGYTQKEIADCLGTSQSTISRELKRNSSEGDYKPEVAEQLSFYRHKYKTKHLKLTRKVMNYIKDKLKEDWSPEQISGVMKLKKLPWVSHETIYQYIYKNKYHGGKLYLKLRYKNKKYHKRGNEYNSRGVIKNRVSIEQRPKIVEHKKRVGDFEIDTVIGKNHIGALVTIVDRASKFTLIKKVDSKKADIVSQALIDMLYPIRELTHTITSDNGKEFAYHENVSKALDTKFYFANPYHSWERGLNEHTNGLIRQYLPKQTDFTKVKRKEIREIQNRLNNRPRKSLGYKTPSEVFYAKVAKVLTA; from the coding sequence ATGAAGAAATTCACACAGTTAACCCTAAAAGAAAGATACCAAATATATGCTTATATTAAGGTTGGATATACTCAAAAGGAAATTGCTGATTGTTTAGGTACTTCACAATCTACAATTAGTAGAGAACTAAAAAGAAATAGTTCTGAAGGCGACTATAAACCTGAAGTTGCAGAACAGTTGAGTTTTTATAGACACAAATATAAAACCAAACATTTAAAGCTTACTAGAAAAGTTATGAACTACATCAAAGATAAGCTTAAAGAGGATTGGTCTCCTGAACAAATATCTGGAGTTATGAAATTGAAGAAACTGCCTTGGGTATCCCATGAAACTATTTATCAGTATATTTACAAGAACAAATATCACGGTGGAAAACTATATTTAAAACTCAGATATAAGAATAAAAAGTATCATAAAAGAGGAAATGAATATAACTCTAGAGGAGTTATTAAAAACAGAGTATCTATTGAACAAAGACCAAAAATTGTTGAACATAAAAAAAGAGTTGGTGACTTTGAGATAGATACAGTAATAGGTAAAAATCATATTGGTGCATTAGTTACTATTGTTGATAGAGCATCAAAGTTTACATTAATCAAAAAAGTTGATTCTAAAAAAGCAGATATTGTATCTCAAGCTTTAATAGATATGCTTTATCCAATAAGAGAACTTACGCATACCATTACATCAGATAATGGCAAAGAGTTTGCATATCATGAAAATGTATCAAAAGCATTAGATACAAAGTTTTACTTTGCAAATCCATATCACTCTTGGGAGAGAGGATTAAATGAACATACAAATGGTCTAATACGACAATATTTACCCAAACAGACAGATTTCACTAAAGTGAAAAGAAAAGAAATTAGAGAAATCCAAAATAGATTAAATAACAGACCTAGAAAATCACTTGGATATAAAACTCCATCTGAGGTTTTTTATGCTAAAGTTGCAAAAGTCTTAACAGCTTAA
- a CDS encoding mechanosensitive ion channel family protein, whose amino-acid sequence MESILGFAGIYAMKVIVAIAIFVIGKKVARFAVNMLVKIMEKAKVDVTLIKFLDNVLYAVAIVAIVLAALSQLGIETTSFIAILGAAGLAVGLAFKDSLSNVGSGIMIILFRPFKVGDFVQTAGEMGIVQEISIFHTIMKTTDNKVVIIPNSKITNDNITNFTGEDTRRCDFVFGVSYSDDIKLVKETLKEIIDQDPRVLKEPEPMVAVSELGNSSVDFTVRAWVKTEDFWKFRFDTIEKVKLTFDERGICIPFPQMDIYYKQKD is encoded by the coding sequence ATGGAATCAATTTTAGGATTTGCAGGTATATATGCTATGAAGGTAATTGTTGCAATAGCAATATTTGTAATAGGGAAAAAAGTTGCTAGATTTGCCGTTAATATGCTTGTTAAAATAATGGAAAAAGCAAAAGTTGATGTTACATTAATAAAATTCTTGGATAATGTTTTATATGCTGTTGCAATAGTAGCTATAGTTTTAGCAGCATTATCACAGCTTGGAATTGAAACGACATCTTTTATAGCAATACTTGGAGCTGCTGGTTTAGCTGTTGGTTTGGCATTTAAAGACTCATTATCAAATGTAGGTTCAGGCATTATGATAATATTGTTTCGTCCATTTAAGGTTGGTGATTTTGTTCAAACTGCAGGAGAAATGGGTATAGTACAAGAGATATCAATATTCCATACAATTATGAAAACAACAGACAATAAAGTAGTGATTATTCCAAATTCAAAAATTACAAATGATAATATTACAAATTTTACTGGCGAAGATACAAGAAGGTGTGATTTTGTATTTGGAGTAAGTTATAGTGATGATATAAAACTTGTAAAAGAGACATTAAAAGAGATTATAGATCAAGATCCAAGAGTTTTAAAAGAGCCTGAACCTATGGTTGCAGTAAGCGAACTGGGAAATTCAAGTGTAGATTTTACGGTTCGTGCTTGGGTTAAGACTGAGGATTTCTGGAAATTTAGATTTGATACTATTGAAAAAGTAAAATTAACCTTTGATGAACGGGGGATTTGTATCCCATTTCCTCAAATGGATATCTATTATAAGCAAAAAGACTAA
- a CDS encoding YchJ family protein, producing the protein MKFSINSKCPCGSGNKYKNCCLSLHKGALAKDALQLMKSRYSAYVAGDINYIIKTTHPDNKEYKQDLKEWKAEIKSFSDETEFVRLEVFDFIDGEFESYVTFRVSMKVDETYTFFTEKSRFVKVDNRWLYIDGEFINR; encoded by the coding sequence ATGAAATTTTCTATTAACTCAAAATGTCCTTGTGGCAGTGGAAATAAGTATAAAAATTGTTGTCTGTCTTTGCATAAGGGTGCACTTGCAAAAGATGCGTTACAATTAATGAAGTCACGATATAGTGCCTATGTAGCTGGTGATATTAATTATATTATTAAAACAACTCATCCAGATAATAAAGAGTATAAACAAGATTTAAAAGAGTGGAAAGCTGAGATAAAATCATTTAGTGATGAAACAGAGTTTGTTAGACTTGAGGTATTTGATTTTATTGATGGTGAATTTGAATCTTATGTCACTTTTAGAGTCAGTATGAAAGTAGATGAAACTTATACATTCTTTACTGAAAAAAGTAGATTTGTCAAAGTTGATAATAGATGGCTATATATTGATGGTGAATTTATAAATAGATAA
- a CDS encoding SixA phosphatase family protein, translated as MKKLYLIRHSKSSWDNPSLDDFNRPLNSRGKKDRYLMAQYLKDNKIHPDLVLCSPALRTKKSLKAYKELLDIKESIIVFDDKLYETTSDILINSIHTINNAYNNVFLIAHNPSLNDFVNNFIPDFYDNIPTSGIVGLEFSCERWDMIDSTNCSLFLFTYPKLLNS; from the coding sequence ATGAAAAAGCTATATTTAATTAGACATTCTAAATCTTCTTGGGATAATCCATCATTAGATGACTTTAATAGACCACTAAATAGTAGGGGTAAAAAGGATAGATATCTTATGGCTCAGTACCTAAAAGATAATAAAATACATCCTGATTTGGTATTGTGTAGTCCTGCACTTAGAACAAAAAAGAGTCTAAAAGCTTACAAAGAGTTGTTAGATATAAAAGAGAGTATAATTGTTTTTGATGACAAACTTTACGAAACTACTTCTGATATATTAATTAATTCAATTCATACAATTAATAATGCGTATAATAATGTGTTTTTAATTGCTCATAATCCTAGTCTAAATGACTTTGTAAACAATTTTATTCCAGATTTCTATGATAATATACCTACAAGTGGTATTGTTGGGCTTGAATTTAGTTGTGAGCGTTGGGATATGATTGATAGTACAAACTGTAGTTTGTTTTTATTTACATATCCTAAGTTGTTAAATAGTTAG
- a CDS encoding small multi-drug export protein: MDLNKIESRMLLLGLFLLLLLLASIGVVALFDVELASKLFGTAVTNLIVGRMGGLSFGFASGIDFYVVLFINLYFEVLLVLIVYSLFVLSWDNAVKFKKLEHFFDVIKSFVAKYHDQFHRYGPYGIFFFVFFPLFMSGPVVGAIIGFIIGISHIRNILIVLSSTFIATTLWAFFLNEIVAFLNNINQYASWGILIVLVLVALIARKNSKKGV; this comes from the coding sequence TTGGATTTAAATAAAATAGAATCAAGAATGTTACTTCTAGGACTTTTCTTATTATTGTTGCTATTAGCAAGCATTGGAGTAGTAGCACTATTCGATGTTGAACTAGCTAGTAAACTATTTGGGACAGCTGTTACAAACTTAATTGTTGGGAGAATGGGAGGTTTGTCTTTTGGTTTTGCTAGTGGGATAGATTTTTATGTGGTATTATTTATTAATCTATATTTTGAGGTATTACTTGTCTTGATAGTTTATTCATTATTTGTTTTAAGTTGGGATAATGCTGTTAAATTCAAGAAATTAGAACATTTTTTTGATGTGATTAAATCATTTGTTGCTAAATATCACGATCAATTTCATAGATATGGTCCGTATGGGATATTTTTCTTTGTATTTTTTCCATTATTTATGAGTGGACCAGTTGTTGGTGCAATTATTGGTTTTATTATAGGAATAAGTCATATTAGAAATATATTAATTGTATTATCAAGTACATTTATAGCAACGACACTTTGGGCATTTTTTTTAAACGAGATAGTTGCTTTTTTAAATAATATAAATCAATATGCATCTTGGGGTATACTGATAGTATTGGTTTTAGTTGCTTTAATTGCAAGAAAAAATTCTAAAAAAGGGGTATAA
- a CDS encoding YaaA family protein — protein sequence MKILLAPSETKVSNFGENKPFCKENFSFEELFDKREHILRIYEEYLKKSSIEELSNWFGLKSLVEVEKYSKSPRFEKSTKAIQRYTGVAYEALGYDTLDEYAKSYIENNVVIFSNLFGAILAKDEIPDYKYKQGAKLPSLNIEQYMKTEFSPILDEYFDDVVVDLRAGYYEKFYTPKCQVVTYKFLKGGKVVSHWAKYYRGIVAKAMAQNNIKTLQELYNTQIQGLKIKEITESKNIKTIVCDVD from the coding sequence ATGAAAATATTATTAGCCCCTAGTGAAACAAAAGTCTCAAATTTTGGTGAAAATAAGCCATTTTGTAAAGAGAATTTTAGTTTTGAAGAGCTTTTTGATAAAAGAGAGCATATACTACGCATATATGAAGAATATCTTAAAAAATCATCTATTGAAGAACTTAGCAATTGGTTTGGTTTGAAATCACTTGTAGAGGTTGAAAAATATAGTAAGTCACCTAGATTTGAAAAAAGTACAAAAGCAATTCAAAGATATACAGGTGTAGCGTATGAGGCACTTGGATATGATACATTAGATGAATATGCAAAAAGCTATATTGAAAATAATGTAGTTATATTCTCAAACCTTTTTGGAGCAATCTTAGCAAAAGATGAAATACCTGATTATAAATATAAACAAGGAGCAAAACTCCCTTCTTTAAATATAGAACAATATATGAAAACAGAATTTAGTCCTATTTTGGATGAGTATTTCGATGATGTAGTTGTAGACCTAAGAGCTGGTTACTATGAAAAATTTTACACACCAAAGTGCCAAGTGGTTACCTACAAATTCCTAAAAGGTGGTAAAGTTGTAAGCCACTGGGCAAAGTATTATAGAGGAATAGTCGCTAAAGCTATGGCACAAAACAATATCAAAACCCTACAAGAGCTTTATAACACCCAAATACAAGGTCTGAAAATTAAAGAAATCACAGAGTCAAAGAATATCAAAACAATAGTTTGTGATGTAGATTGA
- a CDS encoding MFS transporter: MLFFKISAFYFFYFAAVGVYVIFLPKVLHDIGYTPYEIGIIFALAPLMRFLTPFLFLKHIELNQQTFKIALLLIFLCSLSFYVTIDNFYLFLITNALLGAALSLILPYVEIIALKHVGKERYGKTRLFGSIGFMLIALILARYLSESIIALHFYLATAILTIVFSLIILKYDESDKVEGLEDEPFSILKYIPFWISLLFMQISFGGFYNFFTIYTTENGITLEMASYLWSFGVLCEIVMLYFQGNILKNNLLLLIKFSIFITIIRWILVYLYPDNLTVLFISQSIHAFSFGLYHSAIIVYLYTMYSNKKLAQQFMFGIAYGLGGFIGAFVAGWLYGEYLFLYSAIFALVAFVALHIHSKRHISI; the protein is encoded by the coding sequence ATGCTATTTTTTAAAATATCAGCATTTTACTTTTTTTATTTTGCTGCTGTTGGTGTATATGTAATATTCTTACCAAAAGTTTTGCATGATATTGGATATACTCCATATGAAATAGGTATCATATTTGCACTTGCTCCTTTGATGAGATTTTTAACCCCTTTTTTGTTTTTAAAACATATTGAATTAAATCAACAAACCTTTAAAATAGCCCTTTTACTTATATTCTTATGTTCATTGTCTTTTTATGTAACTATAGATAACTTTTATCTTTTTTTGATAACCAATGCCCTACTTGGAGCTGCCCTTAGCTTGATACTACCATATGTTGAGATAATTGCACTTAAACATGTAGGCAAAGAGAGATATGGTAAGACTAGATTGTTTGGGTCTATTGGATTTATGCTTATAGCTCTAATTCTTGCTAGATATTTAAGTGAATCTATCATTGCTTTACATTTTTATCTTGCAACTGCAATATTGACTATAGTGTTTTCATTGATTATTCTAAAGTATGATGAAAGTGATAAAGTTGAAGGACTAGAAGATGAACCTTTTTCTATACTAAAGTACATACCATTTTGGATAAGTCTTCTTTTTATGCAAATAAGCTTTGGAGGTTTTTATAACTTCTTTACAATATATACAACTGAAAATGGCATAACCCTTGAAATGGCAAGTTATCTGTGGTCTTTTGGCGTATTATGTGAGATAGTAATGCTTTATTTTCAAGGTAATATACTAAAAAACAATTTATTATTACTTATTAAGTTCTCAATTTTTATCACTATTATAAGATGGATACTTGTATATTTGTATCCCGATAATCTAACAGTTTTATTTATATCTCAAAGTATACATGCTTTTAGTTTTGGGCTTTATCATAGTGCTATTATAGTATATCTTTATACTATGTACTCAAACAAAAAACTAGCCCAACAGTTTATGTTTGGTATTGCTTATGGTCTTGGTGGATTTATTGGGGCTTTTGTAGCTGGATGGCTTTATGGTGAGTACTTATTTTTATATTCTGCAATTTTTGCTTTGGTTGCTTTTGTGGCTCTTCATATTCATAGCAAAAGGCATATCTCGATTTAA
- a CDS encoding RDD family protein, with product MSRWRDTKKGKITNQQTTISSSTQDLNAPIAQRLKAFIVDMFLIMMPIMYITTYLIMDGKDDFQSSEMARWITSFVYGAIIVLFWKIKGQTPGLKAYNLVVVDQNTKNKLTFTKSIIRYIIFIISAMSIIGWFVPFFRKDKATLQDMVANSIVVSQDSKE from the coding sequence TTGAGTAGATGGAGAGATACTAAAAAAGGTAAAATAACAAACCAACAAACAACGATATCTTCATCTACACAAGATCTTAATGCTCCTATAGCACAAAGATTAAAAGCTTTTATTGTAGATATGTTTTTAATTATGATGCCTATCATGTATATCACGACATATCTTATCATGGATGGGAAAGATGATTTCCAAAGTAGTGAGATGGCAAGGTGGATAACATCTTTTGTTTATGGGGCAATAATAGTATTGTTTTGGAAAATAAAAGGGCAAACACCAGGGCTAAAAGCTTATAATTTAGTTGTAGTTGATCAAAATACAAAAAATAAACTAACTTTCACAAAATCAATAATTAGATATATAATATTTATAATATCAGCAATGAGTATTATAGGGTGGTTTGTCCCATTTTTTAGAAAAGATAAAGCTACTTTACAAGATATGGTAGCAAATAGCATTGTAGTCAGTCAAGACTCAAAAGAATAA
- the pyrE gene encoding orotate phosphoribosyltransferase has product MNLNIEQIYKDAGAYLEGHFKLSSGNYSKHYLQSAKVLEDPKTAKLLAEALANEIRKSGIEFDAVCSPALGGLLAGFALATALDVRFIFAERVNGEMSIRRGFEVKEGERYIMCEDIITTGGSALEAAAQIEAGGGKVVAFAALANRGFCKRVGSNIDSKPNCKLPCDKPLFALADFDFAMYSPDECDFKDIAYKPGSRGN; this is encoded by the coding sequence ATGAACTTAAACATAGAACAAATTTACAAAGACGCAGGAGCCTACTTAGAGGGGCATTTTAAACTTAGTAGTGGGAATTACTCAAAACATTACCTTCAATCAGCAAAAGTACTTGAAGACCCAAAAACTGCTAAACTACTAGCTGAAGCACTAGCAAATGAGATAAGAAAAAGTGGCATAGAATTTGATGCAGTTTGTTCACCTGCTCTTGGTGGACTTCTTGCTGGATTTGCACTTGCAACTGCTCTTGATGTAAGATTTATTTTTGCTGAAAGAGTAAATGGTGAGATGAGTATAAGAAGAGGCTTTGAGGTAAAAGAGGGTGAGAGATACATTATGTGTGAAGATATTATCACAACTGGTGGGAGTGCACTAGAAGCTGCTGCACAAATAGAAGCTGGTGGTGGCAAAGTAGTAGCATTTGCAGCACTTGCTAATAGAGGCTTTTGTAAAAGAGTTGGTAGCAACATAGACTCAAAACCAAACTGTAAACTACCTTGTGATAAACCACTTTTTGCTCTGGCTGATTTTGATTTTGCTATGTATTCACCAGATGAGTGTGATTTCAAAGATATTGCATACAAACCAGGAAGCAGAGGTAACTAA
- the frr gene encoding ribosome recycling factor: protein MLNEIYDYSKEHMEKSIESLKKDYGTLRTGKVTTKVLDNIKVNYYGTPTDLSQVATVLAVDATTISITPWEKNMVGAIEKAIQEANIGVNPNNDGSAVKLFFPPMTMEQRNDTVKKAKGMTEDAKVAIRNIRKNSNDKIKKLHKDKLITDDESKKGEAEVQKITDAYVAKADEVLKAKEKEILTV, encoded by the coding sequence ATGTTGAATGAAATATATGACTACTCAAAAGAACATATGGAAAAGTCTATAGAGTCTTTAAAAAAAGATTATGGAACACTAAGAACAGGTAAAGTAACTACAAAAGTACTTGATAACATCAAAGTTAATTATTATGGTACACCTACTGACTTAAGTCAAGTTGCTACAGTATTAGCGGTAGATGCAACAACTATATCTATTACTCCTTGGGAAAAAAATATGGTTGGAGCTATTGAAAAAGCTATTCAAGAAGCTAATATTGGAGTAAATCCAAATAATGATGGAAGTGCTGTAAAACTTTTTTTCCCTCCAATGACTATGGAACAAAGAAATGACACAGTAAAGAAAGCAAAGGGTATGACTGAAGATGCTAAAGTTGCAATTAGAAATATAAGAAAGAATTCTAATGACAAAATTAAAAAACTTCATAAAGATAAACTAATTACAGATGATGAAAGTAAAAAAGGTGAAGCAGAAGTTCAAAAAATAACTGACGCTTATGTCGCAAAAGCTGATGAAGTATTAAAAGCAAAAGAAAAAGAAATATTAACGGTATAA
- a CDS encoding polysaccharide deacetylase family protein, with protein sequence MRKTLFVLLFMYVYSIADATIFVYHRFGDDRHPSTNTSLEQLRKDFEFLKNNNYHVVPLSAVVDKIKKNEDIPDKWVVLTIDDAYKSFYENGLAIFKEYGYHFTLFVYVKATDHKYGDFMTWDMLKNVLPYGDVEFHSYNHPRLTTLSKEDIIKDTKIGMEIFQANMGYKPKFYAYPYGSYNQKVKDAIKSFGFEGILNQTSGGTNLKSDVYDLFRVPLVGTSNISAGLRYRVFDVQWIEPLEFPKDGILKKVRAKVPKDVAKVKLFVTGNQWIENIEVKDGIVDVDLNIHLQNSRTRVILGTTYHHISNKILIK encoded by the coding sequence ATGAGGAAAACTCTTTTTGTTTTACTATTTATGTATGTGTATTCAATTGCGGATGCAACAATATTTGTTTATCACCGTTTTGGCGATGATAGACATCCAAGCACAAATACATCCCTTGAACAATTAAGAAAAGACTTTGAGTTTTTAAAAAACAACAACTATCATGTTGTTCCTCTTAGTGCAGTAGTGGATAAAATAAAAAAAAATGAAGATATACCAGATAAGTGGGTAGTTCTTACTATAGATGACGCTTATAAAAGTTTTTATGAAAATGGCTTAGCAATATTTAAAGAATATGGTTATCACTTTACCTTGTTTGTATATGTAAAAGCAACTGATCATAAATATGGTGACTTTATGACATGGGATATGTTAAAAAATGTTTTACCTTATGGTGATGTAGAGTTTCACTCATATAATCACCCAAGACTAACCACTCTAAGCAAAGAAGATATTATAAAAGATACAAAAATTGGTATGGAAATTTTTCAAGCCAATATGGGGTATAAACCTAAATTTTATGCTTATCCTTATGGTTCATATAATCAAAAAGTTAAAGATGCAATAAAAAGCTTTGGTTTTGAAGGGATATTGAATCAAACCTCTGGTGGAACAAATCTAAAAAGTGATGTATATGATTTATTTCGTGTACCACTTGTTGGAACATCAAATATATCCGCAGGACTTAGATATAGAGTATTTGATGTTCAGTGGATTGAGCCACTAGAATTTCCAAAAGATGGCATACTAAAAAAAGTAAGAGCAAAAGTACCTAAAGATGTAGCAAAAGTAAAACTTTTTGTTACTGGTAACCAATGGATAGAAAATATTGAAGTCAAAGATGGTATAGTTGATGTTGATTTGAATATACATCTTCAAAACTCTAGAACTAGAGTGATACTAGGTACAACATACCATCATATATCAAATAAAATCTTAATCAAATAA
- the secG gene encoding preprotein translocase subunit SecG, which translates to MTTTMLIIQFVLTILITIVILLQKSTSIGLGAYSGSNDSMFGSKGPTNFLQKATYTLGLLFVLNTLALGYFYNQESSKSAIDKIDIHSIVPSAPSTNSVPSAPASN; encoded by the coding sequence ATGACAACTACAATGTTAATCATTCAATTTGTTTTAACTATACTGATAACTATAGTTATATTATTACAAAAAAGTACAAGTATAGGACTTGGTGCATATAGTGGCAGTAATGACTCTATGTTTGGTTCAAAAGGACCTACAAACTTTTTACAAAAGGCTACATATACTTTAGGTTTATTATTTGTTTTAAACACTCTAGCATTGGGGTATTTCTACAATCAAGAGAGTTCAAAAAGTGCTATTGATAAGATAGACATTCACTCTATAGTACCAAGTGCTCCTAGCACAAATAGCGTACCATCAGCTCCAGCGTCAAACTAA